In Ensifer canadensis, a genomic segment contains:
- the rem gene encoding transcriptional activator Rem: MIVVVDDRELVKDGYTSLFGREGIPSTGFDPKEFGEWVNAAADSDIDAVEAFLIGQGDSTFALPRAIRDRSMAPVIAVSDTPSLENTLALFDCGVDDVVRKPVHPREILARVAAIRRRLKAINNYTDIGPIRVFADGRDPEINGDVFALPRRERRILEYLVSNRGRRVSKSQIFNAIYGIFDEDVEENVVESHISKLRKKLRKKLGFDPIDSKRFLGYCIDWN; this comes from the coding sequence ATGATCGTAGTGGTTGACGATAGAGAACTCGTGAAAGACGGCTACACGTCGCTTTTCGGGCGTGAAGGAATTCCCTCGACGGGCTTTGATCCCAAGGAGTTCGGCGAGTGGGTGAATGCGGCGGCAGATTCGGATATCGACGCGGTCGAAGCGTTTCTGATCGGCCAGGGTGACAGCACCTTTGCCTTGCCGCGCGCGATCCGCGACCGGTCGATGGCGCCCGTCATTGCGGTCAGCGATACGCCTTCGCTCGAAAACACCCTGGCGTTGTTCGACTGCGGCGTCGACGACGTCGTTCGCAAGCCGGTTCACCCCCGCGAGATCCTGGCACGCGTTGCGGCGATCCGTCGCCGCCTGAAAGCCATCAACAACTACACCGACATCGGCCCGATCCGCGTCTTTGCAGATGGCCGCGATCCGGAGATCAACGGCGACGTGTTCGCATTGCCACGCCGCGAGCGCCGCATTCTCGAATATCTGGTCTCCAACCGCGGGCGCCGAGTCTCCAAGTCTCAGATTTTCAACGCGATTTACGGAATCTTCGATGAAGACGTCGAGGAGAACGTCGTCGAAAGCCACATCAGCAAGCTGCGCAAGAAACTGCGCAAGAAGTTGGGCTTCGACCCGATCGATTCCAAGCGGTTCCTTGGCTACTGCATCGACTGGAACTAA
- a CDS encoding flagellar hook protein FlgE, whose translation MSLYGSMRTGVSGMNAQSNRLGTVAENIANANTTGYKRASTEFSSMILPSGGGNYNSGGVETQVRYSISQQGGTSYTTSSSDLAINGGGFFIVQGNGGENFLTRAGSFVPDKDGNLVNTAGFKLMGYEYKAGADPTVVVNGFDGLTEVKLKDEGLVASGSTKGTMEANLPSGAAVGDEKPTSLVVYDSQGNTRILDFVYKKTGVNQWSLEIRDRSTYTAGPPATGVIGSQSMTFDAAGKRISATPATLTTTPINNLPGTGANLGALTIDTTKTSQLGGDFTSTGGGIDGSKPSKMSGFEIDKEGVVYVKYGDGNLIPKFRIALATVQSPDRLLPQSGNVYSQGTDSGVIVTGFAGSGAFGNIQSKALENSNVDIANELTSMIEAQRNYTANSKVFQTASDLLEVLVNLKR comes from the coding sequence ATGAGTCTCTATGGCAGCATGAGAACGGGCGTCTCCGGTATGAACGCTCAGTCGAACCGTCTCGGCACTGTCGCCGAAAACATCGCGAATGCGAACACGACGGGCTACAAGCGCGCCTCGACAGAGTTCTCATCGATGATCCTGCCTTCGGGCGGCGGCAACTACAATTCCGGCGGCGTCGAGACCCAGGTGCGCTACAGCATTTCGCAGCAGGGCGGCACAAGCTACACGACGTCCTCGAGCGACCTCGCGATCAACGGCGGCGGCTTCTTCATCGTGCAGGGCAACGGCGGCGAGAATTTCCTGACCCGTGCCGGCTCCTTCGTTCCCGATAAGGACGGCAACCTCGTCAACACCGCCGGCTTCAAGCTGATGGGCTACGAATACAAGGCTGGCGCCGACCCGACGGTCGTGGTCAACGGCTTCGACGGCCTGACGGAAGTCAAGCTCAAGGACGAAGGCCTGGTGGCGTCGGGCTCGACCAAGGGCACGATGGAAGCGAACCTGCCGTCAGGTGCTGCCGTCGGCGACGAAAAGCCGACGTCGCTTGTCGTCTACGACAGCCAGGGTAACACCCGCATCCTCGACTTCGTCTACAAGAAAACCGGCGTGAACCAGTGGTCGCTTGAGATACGGGACCGTTCGACATACACGGCAGGCCCGCCGGCAACGGGCGTGATCGGCTCGCAGAGCATGACGTTTGACGCGGCCGGCAAGCGCATTTCGGCCACGCCCGCCACGCTGACGACGACGCCTATCAACAACCTGCCGGGCACAGGCGCCAATCTCGGCGCCCTGACGATCGACACGACAAAGACGTCGCAGCTCGGTGGCGATTTCACCAGCACCGGCGGCGGCATCGACGGCAGCAAGCCGAGCAAGATGTCGGGCTTCGAGATCGACAAGGAAGGCGTGGTCTACGTCAAGTACGGCGACGGTAACCTCATTCCGAAGTTCCGCATCGCGCTTGCCACCGTCCAGAGCCCGGACAGGCTCTTGCCGCAGTCTGGCAACGTCTACTCGCAGGGCACCGATTCCGGCGTCATCGTCACCGGTTTTGCCGGCTCCGGTGCGTTCGGCAACATCCAGTCCAAGGCGCTCGAGAACTCCAACGTCGATATCGCCAACGAGCTGACCTCGATGATCGAGGCGCAACGCAACTACACGGCAAACTCCAAGGTGTTCCAGACCGCATCGGACCTGCTTGAAGTTCTGGTCAACCTGAAACGGTAA
- the flgK gene encoding flagellar hook-associated protein FlgK yields the protein MSLSSAISIAQQAFSNTAQQTAIVSKNIANAGNADYSRRLALLGSTANGAQVVSIYRAQNEALLKQSIAGMGEASGQARLREGLELMKSALGGNSYETAPSKLLADFRNSLQTFAATPGNKTIAATAVSDAGDLADSLNKASKSVQDMRENADKEIALEVDKLNGLLAEFEKANNAVKAATAQGSDPNDALDQRDKILKQVSEIVGISTTTRANNDTVIFTTDGTVLFETIPRSVTFASQNVYDATTVGNKIYVDGVPIAAGTGADTTAKGKLAALVQLRDDVGPKFQSQLDEIARGLVTMFQEGGQPGLFTWGTAGIPPVGIVPGMASKITVNALAKADPLMLRDGGFDGTSNNPTGNAGYTALLDGFINAMGENMAFDPASGLDSNSNILNFATSSVGWLEQFRKTASTADDNKSALLSRTAEALSKQTGVSIDEELSLLLDLEQSYKASAKLVSTVDAMMAALMEAVR from the coding sequence ATGTCGCTGTCCTCCGCAATATCCATCGCACAACAGGCTTTCAGCAACACGGCGCAGCAAACCGCGATCGTGTCGAAGAACATCGCGAACGCGGGCAACGCGGACTACTCGCGTCGGCTTGCTTTGCTCGGAAGCACGGCGAATGGCGCGCAGGTCGTATCCATCTACCGTGCCCAGAACGAGGCGCTGCTCAAACAGAGCATCGCCGGCATGGGCGAGGCCTCGGGCCAGGCAAGGCTGCGGGAAGGGCTGGAACTGATGAAGTCGGCGCTCGGTGGCAACAGCTACGAGACGGCGCCTTCCAAGCTGCTGGCCGATTTCCGCAACAGCCTTCAGACCTTTGCCGCGACCCCTGGCAACAAGACGATCGCCGCAACGGCGGTTTCTGATGCCGGGGACCTGGCGGATTCGCTCAACAAGGCCTCCAAGTCCGTCCAGGACATGCGCGAGAATGCCGACAAGGAAATCGCGCTGGAGGTCGACAAGCTGAATGGCCTGTTGGCGGAATTCGAAAAGGCCAACAACGCCGTCAAGGCGGCAACGGCGCAAGGGTCGGACCCGAACGACGCGCTCGATCAGCGCGACAAGATTTTGAAGCAGGTCTCCGAGATCGTCGGCATTTCGACGACGACGCGCGCCAACAACGACACTGTGATCTTCACCACCGACGGGACCGTGCTGTTCGAGACGATTCCGCGCTCGGTCACCTTCGCCTCGCAAAACGTTTACGACGCGACGACAGTCGGCAACAAGATCTATGTCGACGGCGTGCCGATTGCCGCGGGAACCGGCGCCGATACGACGGCGAAGGGCAAGCTAGCAGCACTCGTACAGCTGCGCGACGACGTCGGGCCGAAATTCCAGTCGCAGCTCGACGAAATCGCCCGCGGCCTGGTGACGATGTTCCAGGAAGGCGGCCAGCCCGGCCTGTTTACCTGGGGAACGGCGGGTATTCCGCCAGTCGGCATCGTGCCTGGCATGGCATCGAAGATCACGGTCAACGCGCTTGCCAAGGCAGACCCGCTGATGCTGCGCGACGGTGGTTTCGACGGTACGTCGAACAACCCCACCGGCAATGCAGGCTATACCGCCCTGCTGGACGGCTTCATCAACGCAATGGGTGAGAACATGGCGTTCGACCCAGCGTCCGGCCTCGACAGCAACAGCAACATTCTGAATTTCGCCACCAGCTCCGTCGGCTGGTTGGAGCAGTTCCGCAAGACGGCATCGACAGCCGACGACAACAAGTCGGCTCTGCTGTCGCGCACGGCGGAAGCGCTGAGCAAGCAGACTGGCGTCAGCATCGACGAAGAACTGTCGCTGCTGCTCGATCTCGAACAATCCTACAAAGCATCGGCCAAGCTGGTCAGCACCGTGGACGCCATGATGGCGGCCCTTATGGAAGCTGTGAGGTAA
- a CDS encoding flagellar hook-associated family protein, which translates to MKTSFVSNLAIQTAMRLTIQQTQAELLRRTQESTSGIHYDIGLTLGASTSRSLNLQRELDRMGSLKGTNAVVTQRLSASQGALETMQKAAEKVRDTLVTYKGNDSVDAMKILKSEVNGALQIFTSAANTSFNGEFLFSGINSDVKPLADYNSVPPSAAKAAFDTALSSYMSTNSLTDMSQFTPAQMQDFITTKLEPMFMGTDWDANWSDASSQNMTSRISASEVIESSTNANTKSFRMFALASVISSELMDKNVNSQVRNTLNNAAFGYMEQAIAGLNGERSSLGISESRVKKATTSIEAQEKLIKTHIIDVNGIDQEENATRVNMLKTQLDTSYALTSRLQQMSLLNYL; encoded by the coding sequence ATGAAGACATCCTTCGTTTCGAACCTGGCGATTCAGACCGCCATGCGCCTGACGATCCAGCAGACTCAGGCCGAGTTGCTGCGACGCACCCAGGAAAGCACGAGCGGCATTCACTACGACATCGGCCTAACGCTTGGGGCGTCGACGTCGCGATCGCTCAATCTGCAGCGCGAGCTGGACAGGATGGGCTCCCTGAAGGGCACCAACGCCGTGGTCACGCAGAGGCTTTCCGCCTCCCAGGGCGCGCTTGAGACGATGCAGAAGGCCGCCGAGAAGGTGCGCGACACGCTTGTGACCTACAAGGGCAACGACAGCGTCGACGCGATGAAGATCCTGAAGTCCGAAGTGAATGGCGCGCTTCAGATCTTCACATCGGCGGCGAACACCTCTTTCAACGGTGAGTTCCTGTTTTCGGGCATCAACTCAGACGTCAAGCCGCTCGCGGACTACAACTCCGTGCCTCCGTCTGCGGCCAAGGCCGCATTCGATACGGCGCTCAGCAGCTACATGTCGACAAACAGCCTGACCGACATGAGCCAGTTCACGCCGGCACAGATGCAGGACTTCATCACGACCAAGCTCGAACCGATGTTCATGGGCACGGATTGGGATGCCAACTGGTCTGATGCCTCGAGCCAGAACATGACGAGCCGGATCAGCGCCAGCGAGGTCATCGAGAGCTCGACCAACGCCAATACCAAGAGCTTCCGGATGTTCGCGCTTGCCAGCGTGATCTCGTCGGAACTGATGGACAAGAACGTCAATTCGCAGGTCCGCAACACGCTCAACAACGCCGCATTCGGCTACATGGAGCAGGCTATTGCCGGCCTGAACGGGGAACGCAGCTCGCTCGGTATCTCGGAGTCGCGCGTCAAGAAGGCGACGACTTCGATCGAGGCGCAGGAGAAGCTCATCAAGACCCACATCATCGACGTCAACGGCATCGATCAGGAAGAAAACGCAACGCGCGTGAATATGTTGAAGACCCAGCTCGATACATCCTACGCGCTGACGTCGAGACTGCAGCAGATGAGCTTGCTCAACTACCTCTGA
- the flaF gene encoding flagellar biosynthesis regulator FlaF, which produces MYQFSYAEIMEDGVADSKNRERQVLDRSIALLEAARQQNGYSREAIEAIYFTRRVWIRFIEDLRAPENQLNEELRANLISIAIWILNETEKIRKRESSNFQGIIDITTIIRDGLK; this is translated from the coding sequence ATGTACCAATTTTCCTATGCCGAGATCATGGAGGATGGCGTTGCCGACTCCAAGAATCGAGAGCGGCAGGTACTCGATCGCTCGATTGCGCTCCTTGAAGCCGCAAGACAGCAGAACGGGTATTCGAGAGAAGCCATCGAGGCGATCTATTTCACCCGGCGCGTCTGGATCCGCTTCATCGAGGATCTTCGCGCTCCGGAAAACCAGCTCAACGAAGAGCTGCGCGCCAATCTGATTTCGATCGCCATCTGGATACTCAACGAGACGGAAAAGATCCGCAAACGCGAATCCTCCAACTTCCAGGGCATAATTGACATTACCACCATCATCAGGGATGGACTGAAATGA
- the flbT gene encoding flagellar biosynthesis repressor FlbT: MKSTLRISLKSGERIFVNGAVLRVDRKVAVEFLNDVTFLLENHVLQPEDATTPLKQLYFIAQMILINPEGAEQSTAMFRKSVVMLLNCFKNEEILAELKRVDGLVTNGRAFEALKAIRGLYAIEDRILNTQEITPATVEQIRKEIAPWR; the protein is encoded by the coding sequence ATGAAGAGCACACTGCGTATCTCGCTGAAGTCGGGCGAAAGAATTTTTGTAAACGGCGCGGTGCTTCGCGTTGACCGCAAGGTCGCCGTCGAATTCCTGAATGACGTGACCTTCCTTCTGGAAAACCACGTGCTTCAGCCGGAAGACGCGACGACGCCGTTGAAGCAGCTCTACTTCATCGCCCAGATGATCCTGATCAACCCGGAAGGCGCCGAGCAATCGACCGCAATGTTCCGCAAGTCGGTCGTCATGCTGCTTAACTGCTTCAAGAACGAAGAGATCCTGGCCGAACTGAAGCGGGTCGACGGCCTGGTCACCAACGGCCGCGCCTTCGAAGCGCTGAAGGCGATCCGTGGGCTCTACGCCATCGAAGACCGCATCCTCAACACGCAGGAAATCACGCCGGCCACGGTCGAGCAGATTCGCAAGGAGATCGCACCATGGCGGTAA
- the flgD gene encoding flagellar hook assembly protein FlgD, whose protein sequence is MAVSGVSNNDYTPIVSGADSGNDASKASLNYESFLKLLVAQMKNQDPTQPMDATQQIAQLATFSQVEQTIKTNKNLESLLQRTSLSEADAVIGKTVTNADGTVTGVVKEVKLYSDGIIAVLDNGKELVIGPGVKVK, encoded by the coding sequence ATGGCGGTAAGCGGCGTCAGCAACAATGACTACACCCCGATCGTCTCGGGTGCCGACTCTGGCAACGACGCCAGCAAGGCGTCGCTGAACTACGAGAGCTTCCTCAAGCTGCTCGTGGCCCAGATGAAGAATCAGGACCCGACGCAGCCGATGGACGCCACGCAGCAGATCGCGCAGCTCGCGACCTTCTCGCAGGTCGAACAGACGATCAAGACCAACAAGAATCTCGAAAGCCTGCTGCAGCGCACGTCGCTCAGCGAGGCGGACGCGGTGATCGGCAAGACTGTCACCAATGCCGACGGCACAGTCACTGGCGTTGTCAAGGAAGTCAAACTATACTCTGACGGAATCATTGCAGTGCTGGATAACGGCAAGGAGCTCGTTATCGGCCCAGGCGTCAAGGTAAAGTGA
- the fliQ gene encoding flagellar biosynthesis protein FliQ, producing the protein MNEADALDIVQAAIWTVIVASGPAVLAAMIVGVVIAFIQALTQVQEMTLTFVPKILAVMITVAVSAPFIGAQISIFTDIVFSRIQSGF; encoded by the coding sequence ATGAATGAGGCGGATGCCCTCGATATCGTGCAGGCTGCGATCTGGACCGTGATCGTTGCCTCGGGGCCCGCCGTTCTCGCCGCGATGATCGTCGGCGTCGTCATCGCCTTCATTCAGGCGCTGACCCAGGTTCAGGAAATGACCCTGACCTTCGTACCGAAGATCCTTGCCGTGATGATCACGGTCGCTGTTTCCGCGCCTTTCATCGGCGCCCAGATCTCGATCTTCACCGACATCGTCTTCTCCCGAATCCAGTCCGGATTCTGA
- the flhA gene encoding flagellar biosynthesis protein FlhA: protein MAQQAALIIPKVAPKGRDIGFALGIVMILAILFLPIPPFLIDMGLAFSIAFSVLILMVALWIQRPLEFSSFPTILLISTMVRLALNIATTRVILSHGHEGHGAAGGVISGFASLVMSGDFVIGLIVFLILITVNFIVITKGATRIAEVGARFTLDAIPGKQMAIDADLSAGLIDEKEAQHRRRELEQESSFFGAMDGASKFVRGDAIAGLIITAINIFGGIIIGYLRHDMPIGEAADVFVKLSVGDGLVSQIPALIVSLAAGLLVSRGGTAGSTDQAVVGQLGGYPRALMVASGLIILLALVPGLPFLPFAFLGGGMAFLSWVIPRQIEAENAARRMEEAATAQQAKDGEADSVKSVLKTAEIELLLGKQVSTRLLGAHQELAFRVGKMRRKFAGQYGLVIPEIKVSDDISIPDKAYHVRIHGTTIASNTVRVGEVLVVTGGGRRPSVPGDEIREPAFGMPAVSILETFTEDLKREGFHPIDNVSVVLTHLSEVIRNNLPHLLSYKDVKVLIDRLDPEYRKLADEICTSHMSYSGLQAVLKLLLAERVSIRNLHLILEAVAELAPHVRKTEQIVEHVRVRMSQQLCGDLADNGVLRVLRLGNKWDMVFHQALKRDAKGEVVEFDIDPRHLEEFSEQATKVIREHLDRGMPFVLVSSPESRSYVRMIIERLFATLPVLSHVELAKGLEIKIIGSIS from the coding sequence ATGGCACAGCAAGCGGCGTTGATCATCCCGAAAGTAGCACCAAAGGGCCGGGACATCGGCTTTGCGCTCGGGATCGTCATGATCCTGGCAATTCTCTTCCTGCCGATCCCGCCGTTCCTGATCGACATGGGGCTGGCTTTCTCGATCGCCTTCTCGGTCCTGATCCTGATGGTGGCGCTGTGGATCCAGCGGCCGCTCGAATTCTCGTCCTTTCCGACGATCCTTTTGATTTCGACCATGGTTCGCCTGGCGTTGAATATCGCAACGACGCGCGTCATCCTTTCCCACGGTCACGAAGGCCACGGCGCCGCCGGCGGCGTCATTTCCGGTTTCGCCAGCCTCGTCATGTCCGGCGATTTCGTCATCGGTCTGATCGTCTTCCTGATCCTGATCACGGTGAACTTCATCGTCATCACCAAGGGTGCGACGCGTATCGCCGAAGTCGGCGCGCGCTTCACCCTCGATGCCATTCCCGGCAAGCAGATGGCGATCGACGCCGACCTTTCGGCCGGTCTGATCGACGAAAAGGAAGCGCAGCATCGTCGTCGCGAACTGGAGCAGGAAAGCTCGTTCTTCGGCGCAATGGACGGCGCGTCGAAGTTCGTGCGCGGCGATGCGATCGCCGGCCTGATCATCACCGCGATCAATATTTTTGGCGGCATCATCATCGGCTATCTGCGCCATGACATGCCGATCGGCGAAGCGGCCGACGTCTTCGTCAAGCTTTCCGTCGGTGACGGTCTGGTCTCACAGATCCCCGCGCTGATCGTCTCGCTCGCCGCCGGCCTCCTCGTGTCGCGTGGCGGAACCGCCGGCTCGACCGACCAGGCCGTTGTCGGGCAGCTCGGTGGTTATCCCCGCGCTTTGATGGTTGCCTCCGGTCTGATCATCCTGCTTGCGCTGGTTCCGGGACTGCCGTTTCTGCCGTTTGCGTTCCTTGGCGGCGGCATGGCGTTCCTGAGCTGGGTCATTCCGCGGCAGATCGAGGCGGAAAATGCGGCGCGCCGGATGGAGGAAGCCGCGACGGCCCAGCAGGCTAAGGACGGTGAGGCGGACTCGGTCAAATCGGTGCTGAAGACGGCGGAGATCGAATTGCTGCTCGGCAAGCAGGTGTCGACCCGACTGCTCGGCGCGCACCAGGAACTGGCCTTCCGCGTCGGCAAGATGCGCCGCAAGTTCGCCGGTCAATACGGTCTCGTCATTCCGGAGATCAAGGTTTCCGACGACATCAGCATCCCGGACAAGGCCTATCACGTGCGCATCCACGGCACGACGATCGCCTCCAACACGGTGCGTGTCGGTGAAGTTCTGGTGGTCACAGGCGGCGGCCGCCGTCCGAGCGTGCCGGGAGACGAGATCCGTGAGCCCGCCTTCGGCATGCCGGCGGTCTCGATCCTCGAGACATTCACCGAAGACCTGAAGCGCGAAGGCTTCCACCCGATCGACAACGTCTCGGTGGTGCTGACGCATCTGTCCGAAGTGATCCGCAACAACCTGCCGCATCTCTTGTCCTACAAGGATGTGAAGGTACTGATCGATCGGCTGGACCCGGAATACCGCAAGCTGGCCGACGAAATTTGCACTTCGCACATGTCCTATTCCGGCCTGCAGGCAGTCTTGAAGCTGCTCTTGGCGGAGCGGGTATCGATCCGCAACCTGCACCTGATCCTCGAAGCGGTGGCCGAACTCGCGCCGCATGTCCGCAAGACGGAGCAGATCGTCGAGCACGTGCGTGTGCGCATGTCGCAGCAGCTGTGCGGCGACCTTGCCGACAACGGCGTCCTGCGCGTCCTGCGCCTCGGCAACAAATGGGATATGGTGTTCCACCAGGCGCTGAAGCGCGACGCAAAGGGTGAAGTCGTCGAGTTCGACATCGATCCGCGCCATCTCGAAGAGTTCAGCGAGCAGGCGACGAAAGTTATCCGTGAACATCTCGATCGCGGCATGCCCTTCGTACTGGTAAGTTCGCCCGAATCCCGTTCTTATGTCCGCATGATCATCGAGCGTCTTTTTGCCACTTTGCCCGTGCTCTCGCATGTCGAGCTTGCCAAGGGCCTCGAGATCAAGATCATCGGCTCTATTTCATGA
- the fliR gene encoding flagellar biosynthetic protein FliR: protein MITDPEGTVLALFAAFCRIGACIMIMPGFSTARIPMQIRLFIAVAISMAILPVMWTDIYPQVTGKGHTYIYLIAAETAVGAVIGLVARYYVLGLQFAGTTITMLMGFSPPPSSDVIEDTAENQLTSMISFAGLMILFMLDFHHVMFEAIAQSYRVMPVGSVFDPQGVLITLTDSLEQTFMIMLRLASPFLIYGLLFNVAIGMVNKLAPQIPIYFISQPYLIMGGMFLLYLGIAAMLRLFGDGFAPVMQGG, encoded by the coding sequence ATGATAACCGACCCCGAGGGCACGGTGCTCGCACTGTTTGCGGCATTCTGCCGGATCGGGGCGTGTATCATGATCATGCCGGGGTTCTCGACCGCGCGCATTCCCATGCAGATCCGGCTGTTCATCGCGGTCGCCATCTCCATGGCGATCCTACCCGTCATGTGGACCGATATCTATCCGCAGGTGACCGGCAAGGGACACACCTATATCTACCTGATCGCTGCCGAAACCGCCGTCGGCGCGGTCATCGGCCTGGTTGCCCGCTACTATGTGCTCGGCCTTCAGTTCGCTGGCACGACGATAACGATGCTGATGGGCTTCAGCCCGCCGCCGTCGTCGGACGTGATCGAAGACACGGCGGAAAACCAGCTCACCAGCATGATCAGTTTTGCCGGCTTGATGATCCTGTTCATGCTCGATTTCCACCACGTGATGTTCGAGGCGATCGCCCAGTCCTATCGGGTCATGCCGGTCGGCAGCGTCTTCGATCCGCAGGGCGTGCTCATCACCCTGACGGATTCGCTCGAGCAGACCTTCATGATCATGCTGAGGCTCGCGAGCCCCTTCCTGATCTATGGCCTTTTGTTCAACGTCGCCATCGGCATGGTCAACAAGCTGGCGCCGCAGATCCCGATCTACTTCATCTCGCAGCCCTATCTGATCATGGGCGGCATGTTCCTGCTCTATCTCGGTATCGCCGCCATGCTGCGCCTGTTCGGCGACGGCTTTGCGCCGGTCATGCAAGGGGGATAG
- a CDS encoding rod-binding protein, with translation MAISPPSDLVMDVVRAADPAEVQEAQARLKANRAAFQATSLAENGNGFAAAVNVLNSSEGSSGLGDINNRVEQKKVPETYRKFEAMILQNFVKSMLPNDSENVFGKGTSGDIWKSMMAEQIGDVISKSGGIGIADQLAAGDARERVNASLDGNSRNLAASLVQEYERKTLTGYTTEDDKNKQA, from the coding sequence ATGGCTATCTCTCCGCCCAGCGATCTGGTGATGGACGTCGTGCGCGCGGCCGATCCGGCCGAGGTGCAGGAAGCGCAGGCCCGGCTGAAGGCCAATCGCGCCGCCTTCCAGGCGACGAGCCTCGCCGAAAACGGCAACGGTTTCGCCGCCGCCGTCAACGTCCTCAACTCTTCGGAGGGATCGAGCGGCCTCGGCGATATCAACAACCGGGTCGAGCAGAAGAAGGTTCCCGAGACCTATCGCAAGTTCGAAGCGATGATCCTGCAGAATTTCGTGAAATCCATGCTTCCGAACGACAGCGAGAATGTTTTCGGAAAGGGCACGTCCGGCGACATCTGGAAAAGCATGATGGCCGAGCAGATCGGCGATGTCATTTCCAAGAGCGGCGGCATCGGCATTGCCGACCAGTTGGCTGCCGGCGATGCGCGCGAACGTGTCAATGCCTCGCTCGATGGCAACAGCCGAAACCTGGCCGCAAGCCTCGTGCAGGAATACGAGCGCAAGACGCTCACTGGCTACACGACTGAAGACGATAAAAACAAACAAGCTTAA
- a CDS encoding glycosyltransferase family 2 protein: MTSIGQDISVYFRTELEDAGDIELVVVLPTFRRPEHVIKTLKTIVSQRPDVAFATVVIENDDEGLAGAAAAKDFFLGHPSDSIVIIAHQRGNCYAYNAGWAMALETYPNLRAIAIIDDDEIASPEWLDCLVTAQQATQADMVGGPQLPVFEDMSGQKWKRHPVFTPHYETTGPVPILFSSGNVLVTRRVLDAMPRPFLDPAFNFIGGGDADFYSRSKEKGFSFAWTKEAWVAETVPARRTNASWIRARSLRNGAISTMLEHRRDPSFGGRVKTFGKSLALLGAAIPRGIKLWRKTGLAAAGLYHFYVAVGRLMAEFGLVNEQYRNPEKN, translated from the coding sequence ATGACGTCTATCGGCCAGGATATTTCCGTCTATTTCCGGACCGAGTTGGAAGACGCCGGTGACATCGAACTCGTCGTGGTGCTACCGACCTTTCGGCGCCCGGAACATGTCATCAAGACGCTGAAAACCATTGTTTCCCAACGGCCTGACGTTGCCTTTGCCACGGTCGTCATCGAGAACGACGATGAAGGTCTGGCAGGTGCTGCGGCGGCGAAGGACTTCTTCCTCGGGCACCCGTCCGACTCCATCGTCATCATCGCCCACCAGCGTGGAAACTGCTACGCCTACAACGCCGGCTGGGCGATGGCGCTCGAAACCTATCCCAACCTGCGCGCCATTGCCATCATCGACGACGACGAGATCGCCTCACCCGAATGGCTCGATTGCCTCGTCACGGCACAGCAAGCGACCCAGGCGGACATGGTCGGCGGTCCACAGCTGCCGGTTTTCGAGGATATGAGCGGGCAGAAGTGGAAGCGGCACCCGGTGTTTACGCCCCATTATGAGACGACAGGACCTGTGCCTATCCTGTTTTCTTCGGGTAACGTGCTGGTGACGCGCCGGGTTCTCGACGCCATGCCGCGCCCGTTTCTGGACCCGGCTTTCAACTTCATCGGTGGCGGCGACGCCGACTTCTACAGCCGCAGCAAGGAGAAGGGGTTTTCGTTCGCCTGGACCAAGGAGGCCTGGGTGGCGGAAACGGTGCCGGCACGGCGCACCAACGCATCATGGATCCGTGCGCGAAGCCTCAGAAACGGGGCAATTTCGACGATGCTCGAGCACCGCCGGGATCCGAGCTTTGGCGGACGGGTGAAGACCTTCGGCAAATCGCTTGCGCTGCTTGGCGCCGCTATCCCGCGCGGCATCAAACTATGGAGAAAAACCGGTCTTGCCGCCGCCGGTCTCTACCACTTCTATGTGGCTGTCGGGCGGCTGATGGCGGAGTTCGGCCTGGTCAACGAACAATACCGCAACCCCGAAAAGAACTGA